In a genomic window of Paracoccaceae bacterium:
- a CDS encoding TerB family tellurite resistance protein yields the protein MFGEFIKRLTQPDPEMLPDEDARLALTALLVRIARSDNDYSAGEKERIDQITARRYNLGPGATTALRAEAEALEAEAPDTVRFTRAIKDAVPYEERRAVVQALWQVVLADGERAHEEDALVRMVTNFLGISDRDSALARQAVDDSA from the coding sequence AACCCGATCCCGAGATGCTTCCCGATGAGGATGCGCGTCTTGCCCTGACGGCTTTGCTGGTGCGCATTGCGCGCTCGGACAATGACTATAGCGCGGGCGAAAAAGAACGCATCGATCAGATCACGGCGCGCCGCTATAACCTTGGCCCCGGGGCCACGACCGCCCTGCGCGCCGAAGCCGAAGCACTGGAAGCCGAGGCCCCCGATACGGTGCGCTTCACACGCGCCATCAAAGACGCCGTGCCCTATGAGGAGCGCCGCGCCGTTGTTCAGGCGCTCTGGCAGGTCGTGCTGGCGGATGGCGAACGTGCGCATGAAGAGGACGCATTGGTCCGGATGGTCACGAATTTCCTCGGGATCAGTGATCGGGACTCTGCGCTCGCGCGACAGGCGGTTGACGACAGCGCATGA
- a CDS encoding PhnD/SsuA/transferrin family substrate-binding protein, with the protein MYDGPTTRSANDRFWRLTRNRLGFGPDNLNRTDDPHDTWVRPDLVMSQTCGLPFRSGLHGRVSLIGTPDYGVTGCPPGYYNSCVIVRRDDPRRSLSDFKNARLARNDVRSQSGWASIEGHLAENDFGFSFLGKTLDTGSHAASARAVLDGTVDIAAIDAVSWALFQRETPAAQDLRVLVSTRPTPGLPIISSATADKDQLFQAISSALEALPEKDKASLLIKGLIAIPPEAYLSEPLPPA; encoded by the coding sequence ATGTATGATGGGCCAACGACGCGGTCCGCGAACGATAGATTTTGGCGCCTGACCCGGAACCGACTTGGGTTTGGCCCCGACAATTTGAACCGAACCGATGATCCACATGACACATGGGTCAGACCGGATCTGGTAATGTCCCAGACCTGCGGCCTGCCGTTTCGAAGCGGTCTCCACGGGCGGGTCAGCTTGATCGGTACACCGGATTACGGTGTCACGGGCTGCCCGCCGGGGTATTACAACTCCTGCGTCATCGTCCGCAGAGATGACCCTCGACGATCGCTCTCGGATTTTAAAAACGCGCGGTTGGCGCGCAACGATGTGCGCTCACAATCCGGCTGGGCTTCGATCGAAGGGCATCTGGCGGAAAACGATTTCGGCTTCAGCTTTCTGGGTAAAACCTTAGACACGGGCAGCCATGCCGCATCTGCACGTGCGGTTCTCGACGGGACAGTGGACATTGCCGCGATTGATGCCGTAAGCTGGGCGCTGTTTCAAAGGGAGACCCCAGCGGCGCAGGATCTGCGGGTGTTGGTCTCTACCCGGCCAACACCTGGTTTACCGATCATCTCATCCGCAACGGCAGACAAGGACCAATTGTTTCAGGCGATCAGCTCCGCGCTGGAGGCCTTGCCCGAAAAAGACAAAGCCAGCTTGTTGATAAAAGGCCTCATTGCGATTCCGCCCGAAGCCTATCTGTCCGAACCGCTTCCGCCCGCGTGA
- a CDS encoding ATP-binding cassette domain-containing protein, protein MSIQPPVIEIHNLHKAYGTLEVLKGVHISAPKGHVISLIGSSGSGKSTLLRCCNLLEDSQEGEIRFKGEPVAWKGEGHNRRPADAEQVLRIRTNLSMVFQQFNLWAHMTILQNVMEAPLTVLKRDRTEVEQSARGYLDKVGIGDKCDVYPAQLSGGQQQRAAIARGLCMEPEALLFDEPTSALDPELEQEVVRVIKDLAAEGRTMMIVTHDMKLAADVSDHVVFLHHGLIEEQGPPETLFGAPKSERLRGFLSATHAA, encoded by the coding sequence TTGTCCATTCAACCGCCGGTTATTGAAATCCATAATTTACACAAAGCCTACGGGACGCTTGAGGTTCTCAAAGGCGTCCATATCTCTGCTCCCAAAGGACATGTCATTTCGCTGATTGGCTCATCCGGTTCTGGAAAATCCACCCTCTTGCGATGCTGCAATCTCCTGGAAGACAGCCAAGAAGGCGAGATCAGGTTCAAGGGTGAACCTGTGGCGTGGAAGGGCGAGGGCCACAATCGTCGCCCCGCAGATGCCGAGCAGGTCCTGCGCATCCGGACAAACCTGTCGATGGTGTTTCAGCAGTTTAACCTCTGGGCGCATATGACAATTTTGCAAAACGTCATGGAAGCGCCGCTGACCGTGCTCAAACGGGACCGGACCGAAGTGGAACAGTCTGCGCGCGGATACCTCGACAAGGTGGGGATTGGCGACAAATGTGACGTTTATCCCGCCCAGTTGTCAGGCGGTCAGCAACAACGCGCGGCCATCGCACGCGGCCTCTGCATGGAGCCCGAAGCCCTTTTGTTTGACGAACCCACTTCTGCGCTGGATCCGGAGTTGGAGCAGGAAGTTGTCAGGGTGATCAAAGACCTCGCAGCCGAGGGTCGCACCATGATGATCGTCACCCATGATATGAAACTGGCCGCCGACGTGTCAGACCATGTGGTCTTTCTTCATCACGGCCTGATCGAAGAACAAGGCCCGCCTGAGACTCTCTTTGGCGCGCCCAAATCCGAACGACTGCGCGGGTTCCTTTCAGCAACCCACGCCGCGTAA
- a CDS encoding transporter substrate-binding domain-containing protein yields MKSLILASAALAMTAGMALADGHSKTVRMGTEGAYPPYNFINDAGEVDGFERELGDELCKRAELTCEWVTNEWDSIIPNLVSGNYDVIIAGMSVTDERDEVIDFSEQYTLPDPSGYLASSSDADIKTGVVAAQSNTIQASYIASTDATLVEFATPEETVAAVKNGEADAVLADKAFLSELANADADLQMLDEEVMIGGGIGLGIRESDTELKEKFNVAIRSMKDDGSLNALIGKWLPDLEQF; encoded by the coding sequence ATGAAATCACTAATCCTTGCCTCTGCGGCATTGGCCATGACGGCTGGAATGGCCTTGGCTGATGGCCATTCAAAAACCGTGCGCATGGGGACGGAAGGCGCCTACCCCCCCTACAACTTCATCAATGATGCGGGCGAAGTGGACGGGTTTGAGCGCGAGTTGGGCGATGAGCTGTGCAAGCGCGCCGAACTGACCTGCGAGTGGGTCACCAATGAATGGGACAGCATTATCCCCAACCTCGTGTCCGGCAACTATGATGTGATCATTGCGGGCATGTCCGTGACCGATGAACGTGACGAAGTCATCGATTTCTCAGAGCAATACACCCTGCCTGATCCTTCCGGTTACCTCGCATCCTCCAGTGACGCGGACATCAAAACCGGCGTGGTCGCGGCACAGTCCAATACAATTCAAGCCAGCTATATTGCTTCCACGGATGCGACCTTGGTTGAGTTTGCAACGCCCGAGGAAACCGTCGCCGCTGTGAAAAACGGCGAAGCAGACGCGGTTCTGGCCGACAAAGCTTTCTTGTCTGAACTTGCAAACGCGGACGCGGATTTGCAAATGCTGGACGAGGAAGTGATGATCGGCGGCGGCATCGGTCTGGGCATTCGCGAAAGTGACACCGAACTCAAAGAGAAGTTCAACGTTGCGATCCGTTCCATGAAAGACGATGGCAGCCTGAATGCCTTGATTGGCAAATGGTTGCCCGACCTGGAACAATTCTGA
- a CDS encoding ABC transporter permease subunit: MFSFCTDPSTLSGWQWMACYLTTGKHMSIYYSVFTVFLLLAITAPIALAFGFGAASAARSHFVPLQWFGKSYIAVVRGVPDIAFFLFFVIALDQGIEYLRHKALCPDWSEPIRQGNDFVVCQAAKVPLGSAPQWVHESYGFSLAVLTFAIVFGAFAANVLFGAMRAVPRTQLETAEAYGMSPRQTFWRVLVPQMWVYALPGLSNLWMVLIKATPLLFLLGVEDIVYWARELGGTKTPRFTEYPHGDWRMWYFLALLVFYLVFTRVSEIVLGRIMTRLTHGQATAGGEAQRKAAA; the protein is encoded by the coding sequence ATTTTTAGCTTTTGCACAGATCCAAGCACCCTGTCCGGCTGGCAGTGGATGGCCTGCTACCTGACCACAGGTAAGCATATGTCGATCTATTATTCGGTTTTTACAGTGTTTTTGCTGCTGGCGATTACGGCTCCGATCGCCTTGGCCTTCGGCTTTGGTGCGGCATCTGCAGCGCGCTCACATTTCGTGCCGCTTCAATGGTTTGGAAAATCCTATATCGCTGTCGTGCGTGGCGTCCCGGACATCGCATTCTTTTTGTTCTTCGTGATTGCATTGGATCAGGGTATCGAATACCTGCGCCACAAGGCCCTGTGTCCGGATTGGTCGGAACCCATCCGACAAGGCAATGATTTTGTGGTTTGTCAGGCTGCCAAAGTGCCCCTTGGCAGTGCACCTCAATGGGTGCATGAGAGTTACGGGTTTTCGCTGGCCGTATTGACCTTTGCCATTGTTTTCGGGGCTTTTGCCGCGAATGTGCTGTTTGGCGCCATGCGCGCAGTACCCCGTACACAGCTGGAAACAGCGGAAGCCTACGGCATGTCACCGCGCCAGACCTTCTGGCGGGTGTTGGTGCCACAAATGTGGGTCTATGCCCTGCCCGGTCTCAGCAACCTTTGGATGGTATTGATCAAAGCCACGCCGCTTCTGTTCCTGCTGGGCGTCGAGGACATTGTCTATTGGGCGCGTGAGCTGGGCGGCACCAAGACGCCCCGCTTTACGGAATATCCACATGGGGACTGGCGCATGTGGTATTTTCTGGCACTCCTCGTCTTCTACCTCGTCTTTACCCGGGTTTCTGAAATCGTTCTGGGCCGGATCATGACACGTTTGACCCATGGTCAGGCCACCGCGGGCGGCGAAGCTCAACGTAAGGCCGCCGCATGA
- a CDS encoding ABC transporter permease subunit, translated as MSCWQTIQDYGLRAVGIGERLLPRDDFTLCQQFTLIGSGMIWNIYFGVFALCMGFFLATALALGKASPRAIYRKPAEWFIFLFRGSPLFIQFFFGYFLFLNLKSVSPFFDPFTAAWLGALIVLFCNTAAYSGEIFYGALLSIPKGDIEAADAYGMTGWARFKRVIWPTMLRLAWPAYTNEAIFLFQSTALVFFSGFPAWQQRGDALYYASYFADKTFNPFVPYPILAFYFILLTLVIIGVFGLANGRLNRHLPQNMRRKLRLRPNLIR; from the coding sequence ATGAGTTGCTGGCAAACAATTCAAGACTATGGCCTGCGCGCTGTTGGCATTGGCGAACGGCTCTTGCCACGTGACGATTTCACCCTGTGCCAGCAATTTACCCTGATTGGCTCGGGCATGATCTGGAACATCTACTTTGGTGTTTTCGCCCTGTGCATGGGCTTTTTCCTGGCCACAGCCCTGGCCCTTGGAAAAGCATCCCCACGTGCGATCTATCGAAAGCCCGCCGAATGGTTCATCTTCCTGTTCCGCGGCTCACCGCTGTTTATCCAGTTCTTTTTCGGGTATTTCCTATTCCTGAATCTTAAATCAGTCTCCCCGTTTTTTGATCCGTTTACAGCCGCCTGGTTAGGGGCCCTGATCGTTTTGTTCTGCAACACCGCAGCCTATTCGGGGGAAATCTTTTACGGTGCGCTCTTGTCGATTCCCAAAGGCGACATTGAGGCCGCAGATGCGTATGGTATGACGGGTTGGGCGCGGTTCAAACGCGTGATCTGGCCGACCATGCTGCGCCTTGCATGGCCCGCCTATACGAATGAGGCAATCTTTCTCTTCCAATCCACAGCGCTTGTGTTTTTCTCCGGTTTCCCGGCGTGGCAACAACGCGGTGATGCGCTGTATTACGCGAGTTACTTTGCCGATAAAACTTTCAATCCGTTCGTGCCCTATCCGATTCTGGCATTCTATTTCATTTTGCTGACGCTCGTGATTATTGGCGTTTTTGGTCTGGCCAATGGGCGATTGAACCGGCATTTGCCGCAAAATATGCGCCGCAAATTGAGGTTGCGCCCTAACCTCATCCGGTAG
- a CDS encoding glutamine synthetase family protein: protein MKNWLRKNPQVRTIRVAAADLNGQARGKRIPSRYADKAVEGGTRFPMSVLNLDIWGEDIENSPLVFESGDRDGVLKPTERGFMPMPWLDAPTALLPIWMFHEDGRPYAGDPRHALRSVLDRYKARDLTPVCAVELEFFLIDDSGRKLQVPPSPRSGKRRVAGEILSLRALDQFDSFFTDLYDACEEMDIPADTAISEAGLGQFEINLMHCDDALRAADDAWLFKMLVKGLARRHGFAASFMAKPYEDYSGSGLHMHFSVLDAEGSNVFDNGGEEGSDILRHAVAGCLNAMPGSALIFAPHANSFDRMVPGSHAPTGVSWAYENRTSAIRIPSGSPSARRIEHRVAGGDVNPYLMLAAVLGAAIGGIEDSAEPPEPITGNAYAADLPQIPGDWKSAIDAFEKDPAIARIFPAELIQNLVLTKRQEYHFMQELTPSEQVNVYLDTV from the coding sequence ATGAAGAACTGGCTTCGCAAAAACCCCCAAGTGCGTACCATTCGCGTGGCCGCCGCTGATCTGAACGGTCAGGCACGCGGCAAACGTATTCCCTCCCGTTACGCGGATAAGGCTGTTGAGGGCGGTACGCGCTTTCCAATGTCAGTCCTGAACCTCGATATCTGGGGGGAAGACATCGAAAACAGCCCTCTCGTCTTTGAAAGTGGCGACAGGGACGGTGTTTTAAAACCGACTGAACGCGGATTCATGCCCATGCCATGGCTAGATGCGCCTACTGCATTGCTCCCCATCTGGATGTTTCATGAAGACGGGCGTCCCTATGCGGGTGATCCCCGCCACGCCTTGAGGTCTGTATTGGACCGTTACAAAGCACGGGACCTTACGCCGGTTTGTGCGGTTGAACTGGAATTTTTTCTGATCGACGATTCCGGTCGCAAGCTTCAGGTGCCGCCCTCACCCCGCTCGGGAAAAAGACGTGTCGCGGGCGAGATCTTGTCGCTGCGCGCCTTGGATCAATTCGACAGCTTTTTCACCGATCTTTATGACGCCTGCGAAGAAATGGACATTCCCGCCGATACGGCCATTTCCGAAGCAGGGTTGGGCCAGTTTGAAATCAATCTGATGCATTGTGATGATGCTTTGCGCGCCGCAGATGATGCCTGGCTGTTCAAGATGCTGGTCAAAGGGTTGGCGCGGCGACACGGCTTTGCCGCGAGTTTTATGGCAAAACCCTATGAAGATTACTCCGGATCCGGCTTGCATATGCATTTTTCGGTTCTGGACGCAGAAGGCAGCAACGTGTTTGACAATGGGGGCGAGGAGGGTTCCGATATCCTGCGCCATGCGGTGGCGGGATGCCTGAACGCCATGCCGGGATCTGCCTTGATCTTTGCGCCCCATGCGAACAGTTTTGACCGTATGGTCCCGGGATCCCACGCGCCCACTGGGGTGAGCTGGGCCTATGAAAACCGCACCTCGGCGATCCGGATTCCATCCGGAAGTCCCAGCGCGCGGCGTATTGAACATCGCGTCGCAGGCGGTGATGTAAACCCTTACTTGATGCTGGCGGCTGTTTTGGGGGCGGCAATCGGTGGCATTGAAGATAGCGCCGAGCCACCAGAACCGATCACGGGTAACGCATATGCCGCTGACTTGCCGCAAATCCCAGGGGATTGGAAATCCGCAATTGACGCTTTTGAAAAGGATCCGGCGATTGCCCGCATTTTCCCGGCCGAACTGATCCAAAATCTCGTTCTGACCAAGCGGCAGGAGTATCATTTCATGCAGGAACTTACCCCATCCGAACAGGTCAACGTGTACCTTGATACAGTGTGA
- a CDS encoding type 1 glutamine amidotransferase, whose protein sequence is MKIGILMTGHPPDTMMAGGLYDQYFERLLDGHGFTFEGWPVVDGIFPQSVEDADGWLITGSKHGAYEDHAWIAPLEEFIRDTFDAKRPMIGICFGHQIIAQAMGGRVEKFAEGWAVGRTEYQMDGKTCSINAWHQDQVVEKPNMAVVTARNDFCENAALMYEDRIWTLQPHPEYGADFIQGLIETRGKGIVPDRLLDQARATLYAPTDRHAVAKAMAEFFTKERA, encoded by the coding sequence ATGAAAATCGGCATTCTGATGACGGGTCATCCCCCTGATACGATGATGGCGGGGGGGCTCTACGACCAGTATTTCGAGCGGCTTCTTGACGGCCATGGTTTTACATTTGAAGGCTGGCCCGTTGTTGATGGCATTTTTCCTCAAAGCGTCGAAGATGCAGACGGTTGGTTGATCACCGGCTCCAAGCACGGAGCCTATGAGGACCACGCGTGGATTGCGCCGCTCGAAGAATTCATTCGCGACACATTCGACGCCAAACGACCCATGATTGGCATTTGTTTCGGGCATCAGATCATTGCGCAAGCCATGGGGGGACGGGTCGAAAAATTTGCCGAAGGTTGGGCCGTGGGGCGCACTGAATATCAAATGGATGGAAAAACCTGTTCGATTAACGCCTGGCATCAGGATCAGGTTGTCGAAAAACCGAACATGGCAGTGGTGACCGCGCGCAATGACTTCTGTGAGAATGCTGCTTTGATGTATGAAGATCGGATCTGGACCCTGCAACCGCACCCGGAATATGGCGCTGATTTCATCCAAGGTCTGATCGAAACGCGCGGCAAGGGTATCGTACCCGACCGTCTTTTGGACCAAGCACGCGCAACCTTGTATGCTCCCACGGATCGTCACGCTGTAGCTAAAGCCATGGCTGAATTTTTCACGAAAGAGAGGGCCTGA
- a CDS encoding glutamine synthetase family protein yields MADWTAQLPPAAAAYLEGRRLDEVECIISDLPGIARGKAVPASKFARQEYFHLPDSIFYQTITGDWGEAAGDDGFIEKDMILKPDMNTATAAPWTGDWTLQVIHDAFDRNGETVPFSPRNVLKRVCQLYRDKGWEPVVAPEMEFFLVARNLDPAHDIKPMMGRSGRPAAARQAYSMTAVDEYGPVIDDIYDFAEAQGFEIDGITQEGGAGQLEINLLHGDPVKLADEVFYFKRLIREAALRHDCFATFMAKPIADEPGSAMHIHHSVLETGTGRNIFSTEDGHETEAFAHFIAGLQNHMPAALAVIAPYVNSYRRYVKDHAAPINLHWGRDNRTTGIRVPLSGPEARRVENRVAGMDCNPYLGIAASLACGYLGLTQKQKPRDEFKGDAYDGDGDIPRVLGSALDLFEQATALHDVLGPEFARVYSIVKRAEYDEFLQVISPWEREHLLLNV; encoded by the coding sequence ATGGCCGATTGGACAGCGCAACTCCCGCCTGCAGCAGCAGCTTATCTGGAAGGGCGGCGGTTGGATGAAGTCGAATGCATCATCTCGGATCTTCCCGGTATTGCGCGCGGCAAGGCCGTTCCGGCGTCAAAATTCGCGCGTCAGGAATATTTCCATTTGCCGGACAGCATCTTCTATCAAACCATCACGGGCGATTGGGGCGAAGCAGCGGGCGATGACGGTTTTATCGAGAAAGACATGATCCTCAAGCCTGATATGAACACGGCGACCGCGGCACCCTGGACGGGGGACTGGACACTGCAGGTGATCCATGACGCCTTTGATCGCAATGGTGAAACCGTGCCCTTCAGCCCACGCAACGTACTGAAGCGCGTTTGCCAGCTTTACCGGGACAAAGGATGGGAACCGGTTGTCGCACCAGAAATGGAGTTCTTTCTGGTCGCGCGCAACCTTGACCCGGCACATGACATCAAGCCGATGATGGGCCGTTCCGGTCGACCGGCCGCCGCACGCCAAGCCTATTCAATGACCGCTGTGGATGAATACGGACCTGTCATTGACGACATCTACGACTTTGCCGAGGCACAAGGGTTTGAAATCGATGGGATCACCCAAGAGGGTGGCGCGGGCCAGTTGGAGATCAACCTGCTACACGGTGACCCGGTCAAACTGGCCGATGAAGTCTTCTATTTCAAACGACTGATCCGCGAAGCCGCCCTGCGCCATGATTGTTTTGCGACTTTCATGGCCAAACCCATCGCTGATGAACCGGGCAGCGCCATGCACATCCATCATTCGGTTTTGGAAACGGGAACGGGTCGCAATATTTTTTCCACGGAAGACGGGCATGAAACAGAGGCATTCGCGCACTTTATTGCCGGGCTTCAAAATCATATGCCGGCGGCTCTGGCTGTCATCGCCCCCTACGTGAACAGCTACCGGCGATACGTTAAAGATCACGCAGCACCGATCAATCTGCATTGGGGACGGGATAATCGCACCACAGGCATCCGGGTACCGCTGTCTGGTCCTGAGGCGCGACGGGTGGAAAACCGGGTGGCCGGGATGGATTGCAATCCCTACTTGGGCATCGCGGCCAGTCTGGCTTGTGGGTATCTGGGTCTCACGCAGAAGCAGAAACCGCGCGATGAGTTCAAGGGGGATGCTTATGATGGAGACGGTGATATTCCGCGCGTCCTTGGATCTGCGTTGGATCTGTTTGAACAAGCGACAGCATTGCACGACGTTCTTGGGCCGGAGTTTGCGCGGGTCTATTCAATTGTGAAGCGTGCAGAGTATGACGAATTCCTGCAAGTTATCTCCCCATGGGAACGCGAACACCTTTTATTGAACGTCTGA
- a CDS encoding FAD-binding oxidoreductase — MNLLYANDTLGKYPPSWYAASTPALPPFESLKGDVKADVCIVGAGYTGLSAALHLAQAGRRVILLEAHRVGFGASGRNGGQLGSGQRVTQDALQKMLGDSSAQTLWDLGEDAKALVKSLIAEHSINCHLKPGVAWTGSSASEVDDLHAYAELLDTSYGYSDIQTLNAAQCHEICPSPDYRGGILDKGAAHLHPLAFALGLARAATDAGVEIYEKSCVLDVAHGKVAVLHTEAGRVTADHVILACNGYLSSLAPSVSARVMPINNFIVATEPLGDRAKQVLNEDVAVADSRFVVNYFRLSHDNRLLFGGGESYGYRFPKDISATVRKPMEIVFPHLKGVKIDYAWGGTLGITMKRFPYLARVAPNVLSASGYSGHGVGTATHAGQLMAHAVQGQSDGFDAMSAFPTPAFPGGGALRSPLLVLAMTWYALRDRFGV; from the coding sequence GTGAATTTGCTCTATGCCAATGATACGCTTGGGAAATATCCTCCAAGTTGGTACGCGGCCAGTACCCCCGCGCTCCCTCCTTTTGAAAGCTTGAAGGGAGATGTCAAAGCAGACGTCTGTATCGTCGGTGCAGGTTACACAGGCCTGTCCGCGGCCCTTCATCTGGCACAAGCCGGGCGTCGTGTGATCCTGCTTGAAGCCCACCGTGTGGGGTTTGGCGCATCCGGGCGCAACGGGGGTCAATTGGGGAGCGGTCAACGCGTGACGCAAGACGCACTGCAAAAGATGCTCGGAGACTCGTCTGCCCAAACACTCTGGGATCTGGGTGAAGACGCAAAAGCGCTTGTGAAATCGCTGATCGCGGAACACAGCATCAATTGCCATCTGAAACCGGGTGTCGCCTGGACCGGTTCCTCTGCCTCCGAAGTGGATGATTTGCATGCTTATGCAGAACTGCTCGATACGTCATATGGGTATTCGGACATCCAGACATTAAACGCCGCGCAATGCCACGAGATTTGCCCATCACCGGACTATCGCGGCGGTATCCTGGACAAGGGTGCCGCACACTTGCACCCCCTGGCCTTTGCCTTGGGATTGGCGCGCGCGGCAACAGACGCAGGCGTCGAGATTTACGAGAAATCTTGTGTTTTGGACGTTGCCCATGGCAAAGTTGCAGTCCTTCACACAGAAGCAGGGCGTGTTACCGCGGATCATGTCATCCTTGCCTGCAATGGCTATTTGTCATCACTCGCCCCCTCTGTATCTGCCCGCGTGATGCCGATCAACAATTTCATCGTCGCCACTGAACCTCTGGGAGATCGCGCAAAACAAGTGTTGAACGAGGACGTTGCAGTCGCCGACAGCCGTTTCGTTGTAAACTACTTTCGTTTGAGCCATGACAACCGGCTCCTTTTTGGTGGCGGCGAAAGCTATGGCTATCGCTTTCCAAAAGACATCTCCGCGACCGTTCGCAAACCAATGGAAATCGTGTTTCCGCATTTGAAAGGTGTAAAGATCGACTATGCTTGGGGCGGAACTCTCGGAATTACGATGAAACGCTTTCCCTATCTTGCTCGGGTAGCTCCCAATGTTCTGTCTGCGTCAGGATACTCCGGTCACGGAGTCGGTACCGCCACGCACGCGGGTCAATTGATGGCACATGCCGTTCAAGGACAAAGCGACGGTTTTGACGCGATGAGCGCCTTTCCAACGCCCGCTTTTCCAGGGGGTGGCGCATTGCGAAGCCCGCTGCTTGTTCTGGCCATGACGTGGTATGCGCTTCGTGACCGTTTCGGGGTTTAA
- a CDS encoding aminotransferase class I/II-fold pyridoxal phosphate-dependent enzyme, translated as MTPPNMHAAEPIPESARSEIERLLQSGDLFRYTADNDSPVALLESEFAQMMGSKYALAVSSCSAALFLSLKALDLPRDAKVLIPGFTFAAVPSAVVHAECIPVLCEVGDNYRIDLDDFASKLSDNISAVIISHMRGHTSDMDAIMALCDAERVPVIEDAAHSLGTVWRGRKIGTIGQIGCFSFQSYKLINAGEGGILITDNADLVARAIIMSGAYEHNWQKHPVLLAAFARHQNRLPLYNLRLNNLSAALIRPQLDLLPKRVLDGRRNHDYVAAQLKKSPHIAVPHELDGEERAPDSIQFNLIGLDHAAITDFAAFAGQAGVKVQVFGQSADNARAFWNWQFIENLPELPQTRAMLMHACDVRLPVQLSRGELDAVIGVLLDAADKAAPSKATAVA; from the coding sequence ATGACACCTCCCAATATGCATGCGGCCGAACCCATTCCCGAAAGCGCGCGATCAGAAATCGAGCGGCTTTTGCAATCCGGGGATCTCTTTCGTTACACGGCAGACAATGATTCACCCGTGGCATTGCTGGAATCCGAATTCGCGCAAATGATGGGCAGCAAATATGCCCTTGCCGTTTCATCCTGCTCGGCGGCTTTGTTCTTATCACTCAAAGCATTGGATCTACCCCGTGACGCCAAGGTTTTGATCCCCGGTTTCACATTTGCGGCGGTGCCTTCCGCCGTAGTTCACGCGGAATGCATTCCCGTTCTATGCGAGGTGGGCGATAACTATCGCATTGACCTGGATGACTTTGCATCCAAGCTTTCGGACAACATAAGCGCTGTTATTATAAGCCACATGCGCGGACATACCTCTGACATGGACGCGATCATGGCGCTTTGTGACGCGGAGCGTGTTCCTGTGATTGAGGATGCGGCGCATTCCCTTGGGACCGTCTGGCGCGGGCGAAAGATCGGTACAATTGGCCAAATTGGATGTTTTTCTTTCCAATCCTACAAGTTGATCAATGCGGGCGAAGGCGGCATTCTGATCACAGATAACGCCGATCTGGTGGCGCGCGCCATTATCATGTCAGGAGCTTATGAACATAACTGGCAAAAGCATCCTGTCTTGCTCGCAGCTTTTGCGCGCCATCAGAACAGATTGCCACTCTATAATTTGCGGCTGAACAACCTGTCTGCCGCTCTTATCCGTCCGCAATTGGATCTGTTGCCGAAGCGAGTTTTGGATGGCCGGCGAAATCACGACTACGTGGCGGCCCAACTGAAAAAGTCGCCTCATATCGCCGTACCGCATGAACTTGACGGCGAAGAACGCGCGCCCGACAGTATTCAATTCAATCTGATTGGACTGGATCATGCTGCAATCACGGATTTTGCAGCTTTCGCCGGGCAAGCAGGGGTAAAGGTGCAAGTTTTTGGTCAAAGCGCGGATAATGCGCGTGCCTTTTGGAACTGGCAATTTATTGAGAACCTGCCTGAATTACCTCAGACACGTGCGATGCTGATGCATGCTTGCGACGTGCGTTTACCCGTACAGCTGTCGCGCGGCGAACTCGATGCGGTCATAGGTGTCTTGCTGGATGCGGCCGACAAAGCGGCACCATCCAAGGCAACAGCAGTCGCCTGA